The Flavobacterium sp. K5-23 genome segment TTACAGCTTTAGCATTTCCGCTCCAATCTGTTATAATATACTGGTCTCCAACTTTCGGAAGTGACTCATTATTTTTTTCGTACCACCATAATGAAGTCGCTGTTGCTCTTTTTATTCCTTTTACAACCAAATCAGCACAGTCATTGGCATCAAATTCATTATCACAAAAGTAGAAGGAAATAGGGGTTTTTAGACTTTTATTTTCAGGGTTTTCAGCGATATAATTTTCCCATAGAATTTCAACAGATTTTTTATTTTCCTCGACATCTTTCATATGATTTTCAGTGTTTTCAGATTTACAGTTAATTAATAAAAACTAAAATGGTAAAAGAATTAGCTTAGTTAAATTACTATTCATTGGTTTTCGTTAAATGCCTTACGTTTCGCTGCTTTGATATGGCTGGAAGTTCGTAGCCGCTCAGTTTTCGGCTTAACGAAAACACGATGCGAAACGGTAATTCCACTAAAGCCTCAAATACGGCAAAACGTGTGTTGGCATTTCGTGTTTTATTTTTTTCGTTTGTAATGATTCTGTGTTATTTGGTTCAGATATGTTTTTGCTCCAATCAGTTCAAATTTCAGTTCGTTTGGTAATTCTGCAAATAATAAAGAACCGCCACCTAACAAAATCGGAATTGTCGTAATCACCATTTCGTCAATTAAGTCCTCTTTCAAATAGTTCCGAATTGTGGTTCCTCCATCTACGTATAAACGATTAAAACCTTTTTCGTGAATTTGGTCTAAAATTTCAGTTAACGTTCCTATGACCATAAACGCTTTGTCTTTATGAGATTTAGGCATTTCTTTTAACTTATTACTCAATACGAAAACAGGTTTGCTATATGTCCAATCAATATCAAATCCGAGTACAGTTTCAAATGTTGTTCGTCCCATAACAAGTGCGTCAATTCCCTTGTTAAACTCTATATATCCCATATCATTATTGTTGGGATTTGGTATAGAATGCAGCCAATCAATTCCACCATTTTTGTCAGCGATATATCCGTCTAAACTTGTTGCGATAAATACACTATTCTTTTTATTCAATTCCCATTTTTTTTTGTGTACAATCAATGTACAAACTATTGTCTAAAAATATTTTGTTTCCCAACATTCCTGTCATATCAGAAAATTTCATCATTAAGTATTGGGCTTGAGAAAATCCCTCTACATAAGTAACATTATTTAAAGGTATTTCGAGGTTGGAAATTTGTATTTTTTGGTTGCAGTTTGCTGTGTATACAGTTAAAACTTTATCCCATGATTGTCCTTTTTCGATGTTTACTTTTGAGTTGGGTAATTTTAATTTTTCCCATACTTCTTTGCTGGTTAATAATTCATAGGCACTTGTACCCGAATCAAATAAAAATTTATTCTCTTTCCCATTTAATAAACTTCTAACGATGATTTTTCTTTTTTTGAATTTAAAATCAAAGAGTTTGGTTTGAAATTGAGTGGGCACTTTTGATAAATTTAAAACAATATAATTTTCTTTAAAATTGATGAGTGTTTTCCTGTCTTCCAGAATGTCTGCTCCAATAGTCCCAATTATTTTTAGGGAATCATTATTATTGTCATTTCCTAGATTATAAATTTTGAATTTATCGGAAGTGATTTTTGTTTTTCCAATATAAAAAGATGTTTTTGCAACTTCTTCATTTGTATGTATTTGACGTATATTTTTAATTGATTTTGAGTAAAGAATAGTGTAGGGCGAACCTGTATCAAATTGCAAATAATAGGTTGCTGTGTCACCCGGAAAATATATAGGAAGCAACAACACATTTTTTTCTGTACCCAACCACGTAAATGGAATAGAACCACTTTCATTTTCGACTGTCAAATAATTTTTTTCCGGAGTAAATTTTTGGTCAAAATAAATATAGCCACCAAGTACAGCTAAAACCAAAACGACCATAAAAGTCAACATAATTTTCTTTAAAATTTTCATTTGTTTTTTTTTTACAAATTTCAACTTTAGAAGACATTTTTTTGCAAAAGTAACACGCCAATTTTACGTCAATCGACTGACAAATTTTACAAATAATTGATTTTTAAATTTTTATGTAAATCGTTTTTTTTGTTTAAACTAATACCGTTTATAATAACTACCAATAATTTCAAGCAAATAATTAACAATAATGGAAATATAAAAAGCGGAAAATGTAGTGATAATCCTTTTTGAATAAATGGACTTGCGATTTGAGAAACAACTAGTGCAACCGCTATTAGTATTTGAACACTTACTATACTTTTTCCAAGTTCTTTGTTTTTTTGGTCGTTTGTTTTGTAAGTTAAAATTAACGGGAATATAACTCCTCCAAAAGGTATTATAAGTCCAAATAAACTAGAAAAATTAATCAATTTTGCTCTATCAAGTTTTATAATTTCTTTGGAGGGAATTAGCTTTTCAGGTTCCGTTTCAAAGATATTTGCAAGAGCCTTCAAGGTAAATCCTTTTGGGATATTACCTGCCTCAATCCTTTGAATTGTTCTTAGCGAAAGTCCACTTTTGTCGGCAAGTTCGGTTTGGGTTAAGTTTTTCTCTTCTCTTAAATGTTGAACTATTGATTTCATTTTCGTTTTGTTTGCGGTTCTTGTAAACTTTCTGCTAACGTTTTGCCACTTTGAGATAGCTGGAAGTTCGTAATCGCTCAGTTTTAGGCTTAACGAAAACTTGATGCGAAACGATAATTGCACTAAAGCCTTGTGTATTGTGTAACTGCCGTTACAGGCTGGTTGTTTTTGTCGAAATTATGATTTTAACCGCAAACTTTTCAAGTTTCCTTTGGCAGATTCCAACTTTTACACTTTTTATTTGCTATTCCAATTTACGTTTCAACTTCATTTTTTTTTTAAAATTTCAGAACGGATTTAATGTCTTCTGAAATTTGCTGTTTATTTTCTATTTGTTCATAAAATTTAAAAGCTTTTTGTCTCATTTTTTCGTCATTTTTAATTTCAGAAACTTTGAGTAAACATAATGAATAGTGAATTTTAAAGTTTTCATCTTTTTTATAAGTTGAATAACATCTTTCTAAATATTCTAAACCTTCATCATATTTTTTGTTTTGAGATAATAAAACTCCTTTTAGAAATATTACTTCGTCTTTTAATTTTGGATTTGATAATTTATATTTTTCAATTGCGATATTTATATTTTCTAAACCTTTATCTACATCTCCGAAAATAGGAGAAGTTAATGCAAAACCATAGTAACCTTCAGGGTTTTCAGGAAACAAAGAAATTATTTCATTATACTTTTTTCTAGCAATTTTCAATGATCTATCTTGACCTAATCTTAATCCTTCAGAAGCTAAATTTATTTTAAATTCTAATGTTTTTTTTGATAAACTGTCAGCCATTATATAGCAAGCCATAGCCTTTTCGTCATTCAATAATCTCAAAGTGTATCCTGTGAAAAAAATTGCATCACAAAATGTCGTGTCGGTTTTGTAAGCTTTAAAGAAAATATTTGAAGTTATTTTGAGATATTTTGGGTCTAAAGATTTATTCAAATATAAAGTTTCAATACCTAAATTAAAAAGCTTCATTGCTTCCGGATTTTCAGATTTACAATACAAGTTTTTACCTTCAAAGTAATCTTGAGAAAAAGTTAAATTAAAGCTTAATATTAGTAAAGTAATAATGATTTTTTTCATTTTAAATATTTCTGTTTTCTATGCGGTTTTTTGGGTCAACTTGCCTGTAACGTTTTGTTGCTTTGCTCGGATTTAGGGACTAAATTAAGATTTATCTTTAGGTTAAACACTTTTAATTCAAGTACAAGACCAACTTCAAATTATGCCGAATACCCAAATCCGGCAAAACCGCTGTGTGTGCCCTGCATGAGCAGGACCCACACTGTAAGCTCGAATAAAAATTCGAAAATACAAATTTACGAATTCTAAAACAAATCTTACAGTGTGTTATTTTTCCAGAGGGTATAAGTCCCTTATGGGCGGATTGAAACCCCGAACCATTAGTACGTCGCAAGCTGGTTTATCGTGAGATATGCAGTGAAGGAAGCGAAACGGCAAAATCCGGTACTGACGAACAGAAACGGCATAAGAGGCTGTTATACGAGGATAAGCAAGCACAGCATTGCAACGTCCAAAGATTATCAAAATCGTATCTCAGTAGATGTCGCAGGGATTGGACGAAGGAAAAAGCTCTTACCAGGGGAGGTCTTTGCAACCACGAGTTGGTAAAGTAAAGAAGTCAGCAGAAGTCATAGTACTTGGGGCAACGAGTTGCGAATAGATACCGCACAAGTCTCACAAACAAGGAAGGACTGAACGCAAGTGGTTCTTAATTTCTAAAGGAATGACGCAAGTTATAGCCCTAGAAAAGCGGAACAGTAAGAATTTAATGTAAAACTTAAGAATGATTGCACAAGTAACACATCCTTACAATCTCCAAAAGGCGCTACGTCAAGTAGTAGTCAACAAAGGTAGTGCTGGCGTTGATGGTTTAAAAACCACTCAGCTGACGGATTATTTCCGTGAACATAAATCTGCATTACTGGAAGATATTAAGAATGACCGTTATCTACCGCAACCCATTCTTGGGGTGGAGATTCCCAAAGGAGGCGGAAAGTTCCGACTCTTGGGAATCCCAACAGTAGTCGACAGACTACTTCAACAAGCCGTATCGCAAGCGATGATGCCAAGATTCGAAAAGGATTTTAGTGTGAATAGTTTCGGATTTCGACCCAATAAAAATGCCCGCCAAGCGGTAGGCAAAGCCTTGGGAAACATTCACGAAGGCTACAATTATATTGTAGATATTGACCTAAAGACCTTCTTTGACGAAGTCGATCATTGCTTGTTGCTGAACCTAATTTACCAAAAGGTAAAATGCCCAACGACTTTACGGTTAATCCGCAAATGGTTGCGAGTGCCTATACTCATCAAAGGAAAACTGGTCAAACGTAGAAAGGGCGTTCCGCAAGGAAGTCCGATTAGTCCGCTTTTGTCAAATATCCTACTCCACGAATTGGACAAGGAATTGACAAGAAAAGGAGTGAAGTTTGTTCGTTATGCCGATGATTTTAGCATTTACACCAAATCGAAAACCCAAGCCAAAACGGTTGGTAATGCTATCTTTCTGTTTTTGAGAGACAAGCTAAAACTGACTATTAATCAAGAAAAGAGTGGGATTAGAAAACCAATTCAGTTCACGATATTGGGATTTTCTTTTGCATCGACTTATCAAAAAGGCGTAAAAGGCAGGTATCAGTTAACGGTAGGAAAGAAAGCTTGGGCAAAACTCAAGCAAAGTTTAAAGGAAGCGACCCGCAAAACCGCACCTAGAAGTTTCGAGGAACGAATCCGAAAAATCAATGAAATCCAACGAGGATGGTTAAACTATTTTCGGGGAACGAGTATTCAAGGAAAGCTACGAGATATTGATGGTTGGTTGCGCAATCGTCTGCGCTATTGCATTTGGACGGATTGGAAGAAACCCGAACGCAAAAGGAAAAACCTGATGCGACTAGGAGTTGATAAAGACCACGCCTATGCTTGGAGCAGGACAAGAAAAGGAGGCTGGCGTATTGCTCAAAGTCCGATTCTAACTTCTACAATTACCCTACTACGGCTTAAGAAGAAAGGCTATCGGTCTATGTTGGAAACTCACATTGAACTCAACCCATCACTTTGCGAACCGCCGTATACGTGACCCGTACGTACGGTGGTGTGAGAGGCGCACTCCGTTAGTTTCTAGCGGAGCCGTCTACTCGATTGGCAAATCGTTTTTTTTATTTAAAATATTTTTTAGCATCCTCCCAAATTTGATATTTACTATGTTCTCCTAAATAATAGTAAAATTTTCCGTCAGGCTTA includes the following:
- a CDS encoding ASCH domain-containing protein; this encodes MKDVEENKKSVEILWENYIAENPENKSLKTPISFYFCDNEFDANDCADLVVKGIKRATATSLWWYEKNNESLPKVGDQYIITDWSGNAKAVIKTTKVEQVPYNKITSEFAEIEGEGDKSLEYWKKVHKDYYTREMKPFNEEFDENMVIVCEQFKTVYLMK
- a CDS encoding dihydrofolate reductase family protein yields the protein MNKKNSVFIATSLDGYIADKNGGIDWLHSIPNPNNNDMGYIEFNKGIDALVMGRTTFETVLGFDIDWTYSKPVFVLSNKLKEMPKSHKDKAFMVIGTLTEILDQIHEKGFNRLYVDGGTTIRNYLKEDLIDEMVITTIPILLGGGSLLFAELPNELKFELIGAKTYLNQITQNHYKRKK
- a CDS encoding helix-turn-helix domain-containing protein, with the protein product MKSIVQHLREEKNLTQTELADKSGLSLRTIQRIEAGNIPKGFTLKALANIFETEPEKLIPSKEIIKLDRAKLINFSSLFGLIIPFGGVIFPLILTYKTNDQKNKELGKSIVSVQILIAVALVVSQIASPFIQKGLSLHFPLFIFPLLLIICLKLLVVIINGISLNKKNDLHKNLKINYL
- the ltrA gene encoding group II intron reverse transcriptase/maturase, with translation MIAQVTHPYNLQKALRQVVVNKGSAGVDGLKTTQLTDYFREHKSALLEDIKNDRYLPQPILGVEIPKGGGKFRLLGIPTVVDRLLQQAVSQAMMPRFEKDFSVNSFGFRPNKNARQAVGKALGNIHEGYNYIVDIDLKTFFDEVDHCLLLNLIYQKVKCPTTLRLIRKWLRVPILIKGKLVKRRKGVPQGSPISPLLSNILLHELDKELTRKGVKFVRYADDFSIYTKSKTQAKTVGNAIFLFLRDKLKLTINQEKSGIRKPIQFTILGFSFASTYQKGVKGRYQLTVGKKAWAKLKQSLKEATRKTAPRSFEERIRKINEIQRGWLNYFRGTSIQGKLRDIDGWLRNRLRYCIWTDWKKPERKRKNLMRLGVDKDHAYAWSRTRKGGWRIAQSPILTSTITLLRLKKKGYRSMLETHIELNPSLCEPPYT